One region of Azoarcus sp. CIB genomic DNA includes:
- a CDS encoding DUF2933 domain-containing protein — MHSQHSPVPAPVRDAPRTKRVRWVFGMFLAIAATLLAFEHRIHLLGILPWLFLLACPLMHLFMHHGRGGHGDHHGTPGDGGTR; from the coding sequence ATGCACTCGCAGCACTCTCCCGTGCCCGCCCCCGTGAGGGACGCACCTCGGACGAAGCGCGTCCGCTGGGTATTCGGCATGTTCCTGGCAATCGCCGCCACCCTGCTCGCCTTCGAACACCGGATCCACCTGCTGGGCATTCTGCCCTGGCTGTTCCTGCTCGCCTGTCCGCTGATGCACCTGTTCATGCACCACGGCCGTGGCGGCCACGGCGATCACCACGGCACGCCAGGCGACGGAGGCACCCGATGA
- a CDS encoding isoprenylcysteine carboxylmethyltransferase family protein: protein MTESSPAYGLWSLVAINSAVFILFAASFFKPRSSRDWRTLGMFSAFIVALFAEMYGFPLTIYLLSGWLAARFPGVDFLSHDAGHLLEVMFGWRANPHFGPFHILSGILIGGGFWLLAAAWKVLYAAQAAGTLATTGPYARLRHPQYAAFVVILAGFLLQWPTLITLAMFPVLVVAYVRLARREEREAAATFGADWLRYAGLTPAFFPHRTKPRPHPIADGHGEHSSGEGS from the coding sequence ATGACCGAATCGAGCCCCGCCTATGGCCTGTGGTCGCTCGTCGCGATCAACTCGGCTGTGTTCATCCTCTTCGCCGCCAGTTTCTTCAAGCCGCGTTCGTCGCGCGACTGGCGCACGCTGGGCATGTTCTCCGCATTCATCGTCGCGCTGTTCGCCGAGATGTACGGCTTCCCGCTGACGATCTACCTGCTGTCGGGCTGGCTCGCGGCACGCTTCCCCGGCGTCGACTTCCTTTCCCACGACGCCGGCCATCTGCTCGAAGTGATGTTCGGCTGGCGCGCCAATCCGCATTTCGGCCCCTTCCACATCCTGTCCGGCATCCTGATCGGTGGCGGTTTCTGGCTGCTCGCCGCAGCATGGAAGGTGCTCTACGCCGCGCAGGCGGCCGGCACGCTGGCCACCACCGGCCCGTACGCACGCCTGCGCCACCCGCAGTACGCGGCCTTCGTCGTGATCCTCGCGGGCTTCCTGCTGCAATGGCCGACGCTGATCACGCTTGCGATGTTCCCCGTCCTCGTCGTCGCCTACGTGCGTCTCGCCCGTCGCGAAGAGCGCGAGGCCGCGGCGACCTTCGGTGCCGACTGGCTGCGTTACGCGGGCCTGACTCCGGCCTTCTTCCCGCATCGGACGAAACCCCGCCCCCACCCGATCGCCGACGGCCACGGCGAGCATTCATCAGGAGAAGGATCATGA
- a CDS encoding EAL domain-containing protein produces MTSPTSRIADRVRDFLFRLPLERQAGRQLRRLADGGVVGDWFGCELSSVFQPIVDPSSGQVVGHEAFLRCLGGGRRDLSPWVLFSANADDDRLIALDRLARTVHALNFIASVGDDGLLFLNVHGRLLAAVAGDHGAAFRKVVDALGFPPERIVIEAPVVASRQADLLSFVLRNYRHNGFRVAVNVESAAQWHALSGIVPADFIKIGTAALQAEGDARKALDALQARAGSARVIVTRVEGRASSDLPQGVLAQGFAYGAPFGRPAVRSPLRFAVRREAGQAPVSG; encoded by the coding sequence ATGACCAGTCCGACTTCGCGGATCGCCGATCGCGTTCGCGACTTCCTCTTTCGCCTGCCGCTCGAACGTCAGGCCGGCCGGCAGCTGCGCCGCCTTGCGGACGGCGGCGTCGTGGGGGACTGGTTCGGCTGCGAGCTGTCGAGCGTGTTCCAGCCCATCGTGGATCCGTCGTCCGGTCAGGTCGTCGGGCACGAGGCCTTCCTGCGTTGCCTGGGGGGCGGTCGGCGCGACCTGTCGCCGTGGGTGCTGTTCTCGGCCAATGCCGACGACGACCGCCTGATCGCGCTCGACCGGCTCGCGCGCACCGTCCATGCGCTGAACTTCATCGCGTCGGTGGGTGATGACGGCCTGCTGTTCCTGAACGTGCATGGCCGTCTGCTGGCGGCCGTCGCGGGCGACCATGGAGCGGCGTTCCGCAAGGTGGTCGACGCGCTTGGATTTCCGCCGGAACGCATCGTCATCGAGGCCCCGGTCGTCGCGAGCCGGCAGGCGGACCTGCTCAGCTTCGTGCTGCGGAATTATCGCCACAACGGCTTCCGCGTTGCCGTGAACGTCGAGTCCGCGGCGCAATGGCATGCTTTGTCGGGGATCGTGCCGGCGGACTTCATCAAGATCGGTACGGCGGCTTTGCAGGCCGAGGGTGATGCCCGCAAGGCGCTCGATGCGCTGCAGGCGCGCGCGGGATCGGCGCGGGTGATCGTGACGCGGGTCGAGGGCAGGGCATCGTCCGATCTGCCGCAGGGCGTGCTTGCCCAGGGCTTTGCCTATGGCGCACCCTTCGGCCGGCCGGCGGTGCGTTCGCCGCTGCGCTTTGCGGTGCGACGCGAGGCGGGACAGGCTCCGGTGTCCGGTTGA
- a CDS encoding patatin-like phospholipase family protein yields MLRKRWWSGKRGELPAISLALQGGGAHGAYTWGVLDRLLEEGWRLDGISGTSAGAMNAVALAQGWTRGGGEGARASLSDFWEAVAASAPLELDLLHSMNPNGNGALPNPLGMMLGMTRLLSPYQFNPLELNPLREVVRAQFDFGFLRRECRLRLFIAATRVQTGKVRLFRTAELTEDMLLASACLPTMHHAVEIDGEAYWDGGFSANPAVYPLMYECETPDILLVLLNPLRIAAAPRSAGEIADRTVELGFSATFLREMRMIAHARAYLEAGSGWVPHGRLERKLLGLRFHMIEAQELAESGSGSKLNAARAFLHELRDLGRARAARWIRTKRQHVGSQATVNLGEVFT; encoded by the coding sequence ATGCTGCGCAAACGATGGTGGTCAGGCAAGCGTGGTGAGCTGCCCGCAATCAGCCTCGCGCTGCAGGGGGGCGGGGCGCACGGCGCCTACACATGGGGCGTGCTGGACCGGCTGCTGGAGGAGGGCTGGAGGCTCGACGGCATCAGCGGGACCAGTGCGGGTGCGATGAACGCGGTGGCGCTGGCGCAGGGATGGACGCGCGGCGGGGGCGAGGGCGCGCGCGCGAGCCTGTCCGATTTCTGGGAGGCGGTGGCGGCGAGCGCGCCGCTGGAACTCGACCTGTTGCACAGCATGAACCCCAACGGCAACGGCGCACTGCCCAATCCGCTTGGCATGATGCTGGGGATGACGCGGCTGCTGTCGCCCTACCAGTTCAATCCGCTCGAGCTGAACCCGCTGCGCGAGGTGGTGCGTGCGCAGTTCGATTTCGGGTTCCTGCGTCGCGAGTGCCGCCTGCGTCTGTTCATCGCCGCGACACGGGTGCAGACAGGCAAGGTGCGCCTGTTCCGCACCGCCGAACTGACCGAGGACATGCTGCTGGCGTCGGCCTGCCTGCCGACGATGCACCATGCCGTCGAGATCGACGGCGAGGCCTACTGGGACGGCGGTTTCAGCGCCAACCCGGCGGTCTACCCGCTGATGTACGAATGCGAGACGCCGGACATCCTGCTCGTGCTCCTGAACCCGCTGCGCATTGCCGCGGCACCGCGCAGCGCCGGCGAGATTGCCGACCGCACGGTGGAGCTCGGCTTCTCGGCGACCTTCTTGCGCGAGATGCGCATGATCGCGCACGCCCGTGCCTATCTGGAGGCGGGCAGCGGCTGGGTGCCGCACGGGCGCCTCGAGCGCAAGCTGCTGGGCCTGCGCTTTCACATGATCGAGGCGCAGGAGCTTGCCGAGAGCGGCAGCGGTAGCAAGCTCAACGCGGCGCGCGCCTTCCTGCACGAGCTGCGCGACCTCGGGCGTGCCCGCGCCGCGCGCTGGATCCGCACCAAGCGCCAGCACGTCGGCAGCCAGGCGACGGTGAATCTGGGCGAGGTGTTCACCTGA
- a CDS encoding CopK family periplasmic copper-binding protein yields MKGTSIRIVIASTLLAGTFAASAHTDYSEAGSAHWLDDVSAAPATPARPALRETVRDGYGANTVEKSYDLKDGSTLHVFRDGKMAMEDRFGRAFSMDQGHPMEALDGTKISMQGNEVWRLDSLLHSNHRGR; encoded by the coding sequence ATGAAAGGCACATCGATCCGCATCGTCATCGCATCAACGCTGCTTGCCGGCACCTTTGCAGCATCGGCACATACGGACTATTCCGAGGCCGGCTCGGCCCATTGGCTCGATGACGTCAGTGCGGCGCCCGCCACGCCGGCGAGGCCCGCATTGCGCGAAACCGTCCGTGACGGCTACGGCGCAAACACGGTGGAGAAATCCTACGATCTCAAGGACGGTTCGACGCTGCACGTCTTCCGGGACGGCAAGATGGCCATGGAGGACCGGTTCGGTCGGGCGTTCTCGATGGATCAGGGACACCCGATGGAGGCCTTGGACGGCACCAAGATCTCGATGCAGGGGAACGAGGTCTGGCGCCTCGACAGCCTGCTGCATTCCAACCACCGCGGGCGCTGA